The following are encoded in a window of Brevibacillus ruminantium genomic DNA:
- the tpx gene encoding thiol peroxidase: MTASVERQGVVTFKGNPVTLLGPEIKVGDTAPNFTVLANNLSPVTLEDSKGTVRLISVVPSLDTGVCDAQTRRFNEEAAKLEGISILTISVDLPFAQTRWCGAAGIDKVQTLSDHRDLSFGLAYGVAIKELRLLSRAVFVVDANDKVVYAEYVPAVGEHPNYEAAIEAAKAAK, encoded by the coding sequence ATGACAGCTTCCGTAGAACGTCAAGGCGTGGTTACTTTCAAAGGAAACCCGGTAACTTTGCTCGGTCCAGAAATCAAGGTGGGAGATACAGCTCCTAACTTTACCGTGCTGGCGAACAACCTGAGCCCGGTTACTCTTGAAGATTCCAAAGGAACCGTTCGCCTGATCTCCGTTGTACCTTCTTTGGATACAGGCGTATGCGACGCACAAACCCGCCGTTTTAACGAAGAGGCAGCCAAGCTGGAAGGCATCTCGATTCTGACCATCTCCGTTGATCTGCCTTTCGCGCAAACTCGCTGGTGCGGTGCTGCGGGTATTGACAAGGTTCAAACGCTTTCCGATCACCGTGATCTTTCCTTTGGTCTGGCTTACGGTGTAGCGATCAAGGAGCTGCGCTTGCTCTCTCGCGCTGTATTCGTGGTGGACGCCAATGATAAAGTGGTTTACGCAGAATACGTGCCGGCAGTCGGTGAGCATCCGAACTACGAAGCGGCGATTGAAGCAGCAAAAGCTGCGAAGTAA
- a CDS encoding homogentisate 1,2-dioxygenase: MAFYHRMGELPKKRHTTFYKPDGELYREQVMGTKGFSGIQSILYHHHPPTQVRSTWKIGNVKPEYVEQPELQHQHFKTFDAPAGGDPVSGRRYLLGNSDVVMGVCHPTTAMNYFYRNADGDELLFVHEGEGELQTIFGTISYYPGDYLVIPIGTTYRIEMKTPSRFLVIESQNEIVPPKRYRNEHGQLLEHSPFCERDIRVPERLDTHVEAGEFEVRVKRKENLYGYLFDFHPFDVVGWDGYLYPYALSIHDFEPITGRVHQPPPVHQTFAGQNFVVCSFVPRLYDYHPQAIPAPYFHSNVESDEVLYYVDGNFMSRKGIYEGSITLHPMGIPHGPHPGKIEASIGKKETKELAVMLDTFQPLLVTKQALEIEDPHYMASWLPPESSSE, from the coding sequence ATGGCTTTTTACCATCGGATGGGGGAACTCCCCAAAAAACGGCATACCACGTTTTACAAGCCGGACGGAGAGCTGTATCGGGAGCAAGTGATGGGCACCAAGGGCTTCTCCGGCATCCAGTCAATTCTCTACCATCATCATCCGCCGACTCAGGTGAGGTCGACCTGGAAAATCGGCAATGTCAAACCGGAGTATGTGGAGCAGCCAGAGCTTCAGCACCAGCATTTTAAAACCTTTGACGCGCCTGCCGGCGGAGATCCTGTATCCGGTCGAAGATATTTGCTGGGCAACAGCGATGTCGTGATGGGTGTGTGCCATCCAACGACAGCCATGAATTATTTTTACCGCAATGCGGACGGGGATGAGCTGCTTTTTGTTCACGAGGGGGAGGGAGAGCTGCAAACGATTTTTGGCACCATTTCCTACTATCCCGGCGACTATCTGGTGATTCCGATCGGCACGACCTACCGCATCGAGATGAAAACGCCCAGCCGCTTTCTGGTGATTGAATCACAGAATGAAATCGTCCCGCCCAAGCGATATCGCAATGAACACGGCCAATTATTGGAACATTCGCCGTTTTGCGAACGGGATATCCGGGTGCCGGAGCGTCTGGATACTCACGTGGAAGCAGGAGAATTTGAAGTGAGAGTCAAAAGAAAAGAGAATCTGTACGGGTATCTCTTTGATTTTCATCCGTTTGACGTGGTGGGCTGGGACGGTTACCTGTATCCGTATGCACTGAGCATTCATGACTTTGAGCCGATTACGGGCAGAGTCCATCAGCCGCCGCCGGTCCATCAGACCTTTGCCGGACAGAATTTCGTCGTCTGCTCCTTCGTGCCGAGGCTGTACGACTATCATCCGCAGGCGATCCCGGCCCCGTACTTTCACAGCAATGTAGAAAGCGATGAGGTGCTGTACTATGTGGATGGCAATTTTATGAGCCGTAAAGGCATCTACGAGGGCTCTATTACCCTTCACCCCATGGGCATCCCGCACGGACCGCATCCAGGGAAAATAGAGGCGAGCATCGGCAAAAAGGAGACGAAGGAGCTGGCCGTCATGCTGGATACCTTCCAACCGCTTCTCGTGACCAAGCAGGCGCTGGAAATCGAGGACCCGCACTACATGGCAAGCTGGCTGCCGCCAGAATCATCGTCAGAATAG
- a CDS encoding PspC domain-containing protein: MMERRLYRSRYDKRLFGVCGGVAHFLGMDATLVRIGLVILTLFTGVPLFIYFIMALIMPKEPVWSPGQDSYGAYDPMYSRSHGDSLDGEIDRLEKRALMQEVQRLRAELAKWKGV, from the coding sequence ATGATGGAAAGGCGTTTATATCGATCTCGCTACGACAAGCGTCTGTTTGGGGTGTGTGGGGGTGTCGCCCATTTTCTCGGCATGGATGCCACGCTGGTCAGAATCGGTCTGGTCATTTTGACCCTGTTTACAGGGGTGCCGCTGTTCATCTATTTTATTATGGCGCTGATCATGCCAAAGGAACCGGTATGGTCTCCGGGACAAGACAGTTATGGTGCTTATGATCCGATGTACAGCCGCAGCCATGGAGACAGCCTGGATGGAGAAATCGACCGGCTCGAAAAGCGGGCGCTCATGCAGGAAGTACAGCGACTCCGTGCGGAATTGGCAAAATGGAAAGGGGTATAA
- a CDS encoding fumarylacetoacetate hydrolase family protein, which produces MKLVSYRLDHNGLWRSGILQGERVVDIASAVAEAPADMLALLDQWDRWKEPLHELSRQESEQIQTQAQSYSVQEVILGSPLPRPRSFRDFYAFEAHVKTARARRGLEMIPEWYDFPVFYFSNAAAFHGPGASVKKPKTTQWLDYELEIACIIGREGSNIAVEEADDYIAGYCILNDWSARDLQREEVKVGLGPAKGKDFATSLGPWLVTPDELAYAARSGEQGLRYALTMVARVNGVELSRGQFQDIHYTFAQMIARASADCTLYPGDVIGSGTVGTGCILELGEERHRWLQPGDVVELEVEGLGVLRNTITE; this is translated from the coding sequence ATGAAGCTTGTCTCGTACCGGCTGGATCACAACGGACTGTGGCGTTCCGGCATTTTGCAGGGAGAGCGGGTAGTCGATATCGCATCGGCTGTGGCAGAGGCTCCTGCTGATATGCTCGCCCTGCTTGATCAGTGGGACCGCTGGAAGGAGCCGCTGCATGAGCTATCCCGGCAGGAATCGGAGCAGATACAGACGCAGGCACAAAGCTACTCGGTCCAAGAGGTGATTCTTGGCTCGCCTCTGCCTCGTCCGCGCAGCTTTCGGGATTTTTACGCGTTTGAAGCCCATGTCAAAACCGCACGCGCGCGCCGAGGACTGGAAATGATCCCGGAGTGGTATGATTTCCCTGTTTTTTACTTTTCCAACGCGGCTGCTTTTCACGGTCCTGGAGCATCGGTGAAAAAGCCAAAGACGACACAGTGGCTTGACTACGAACTGGAGATTGCCTGTATCATCGGCAGGGAAGGCAGCAACATTGCCGTGGAGGAGGCGGATGACTACATCGCCGGTTACTGTATCCTCAATGATTGGAGTGCCCGGGATTTGCAGCGGGAGGAAGTGAAGGTGGGACTTGGTCCTGCAAAAGGAAAGGATTTTGCCACTTCGCTGGGACCGTGGCTGGTGACGCCAGATGAGCTTGCTTATGCAGCACGATCAGGAGAGCAAGGATTGCGGTACGCCTTGACTATGGTGGCCAGGGTAAACGGAGTGGAGCTGTCTCGCGGTCAATTTCAGGATATTCACTATACATTTGCCCAAATGATCGCCCGTGCTTCCGCCGATTGTACCCTTTACCCCGGTGATGTCATCGGATCGGGTACGGTAGGCACGGGTTGCATACTGGAGCTCGGGGAGGAGCGGCATCGCTGGCTGCAGCCGGGAGATGTCGTCGAGCTGGAAGTGGAAGGGCTGGGCGTGCTTCGAAACACGATCACAGAATAG
- the yqeK gene encoding bis(5'-nucleosyl)-tetraphosphatase (symmetrical) YqeK, whose translation MNQVFYRWTRDFSISGDIRRDALNLLRIHNMEHTAEHTERVAKEAVRIAEQFRVDPDAAKIAALLHDISGIIPNSERLSAAKLCGLAPYPEEEIFPMIIHQRLSAVMARELFGITDPGILGAIGCHTTLRAQATDLDLVMFVADKIEWDQRGTPPYLADLQAALSSSLGDAAFVYLDYLWSQREKLRVVHPWLLEAYKERSRA comes from the coding sequence ATGAACCAAGTATTTTACCGCTGGACGAGAGACTTTTCGATTTCCGGCGATATCCGTCGAGACGCTTTGAATCTTCTTCGCATACATAACATGGAGCATACCGCGGAACATACCGAGCGTGTCGCCAAAGAAGCGGTTCGAATAGCAGAGCAGTTCCGCGTCGATCCTGACGCTGCGAAAATCGCTGCGCTGCTTCATGATATCAGCGGGATTATCCCCAACAGCGAGAGGCTGTCTGCCGCCAAACTTTGCGGTCTTGCGCCATACCCGGAAGAGGAAATCTTCCCGATGATCATTCATCAACGACTGTCTGCCGTGATGGCCCGTGAGCTGTTTGGCATCACCGATCCCGGCATCCTGGGCGCAATCGGTTGCCACACCACACTGCGGGCCCAGGCAACCGATCTGGATTTGGTGATGTTTGTCGCGGACAAAATCGAGTGGGATCAGAGGGGAACGCCTCCGTATCTGGCTGACCTACAGGCTGCATTGTCCTCGTCATTGGGCGACGCCGCCTTTGTCTACCTGGACTATCTTTGGTCACAGCGGGAAAAACTGAGAGTGGTTCACCCCTGGCTGCTGGAGGCGTACAAGGAACGTTCCCGGGCATAG
- a CDS encoding flavin reductase family protein, which produces MEIAISAIERQEKYKLLIGCIVPRPIAWVTSLSGDGVLNAAPFSYFNVASIEPMMVSIAVMRKPGSVRKDTARNILESKEFVVNMVDIYNVDNVNETSADFPPEIGEVDALQLATTPGRMVRTPRLADSRIHFECKLHQIVELGDPVTSDLIIGEVVHVQVDDSLYQSGRIDIAAFSPVSRLAGHSYAKIGEIFDRPRPVYPPKSKEE; this is translated from the coding sequence ATGGAAATTGCGATCAGCGCAATCGAGCGCCAGGAAAAGTACAAACTCTTGATCGGCTGCATCGTTCCCAGACCGATTGCCTGGGTCACTTCGCTCAGTGGAGACGGGGTGCTGAATGCAGCGCCGTTCAGTTATTTTAACGTAGCCAGCATTGAGCCGATGATGGTCTCGATTGCAGTGATGCGGAAACCGGGGAGTGTCAGAAAGGATACTGCCCGCAACATTCTGGAATCAAAAGAGTTCGTTGTCAATATGGTCGACATCTATAACGTAGACAATGTCAATGAAACATCGGCAGACTTTCCTCCGGAGATTGGCGAGGTGGATGCGCTGCAGCTCGCGACAACTCCAGGGAGGATGGTAAGGACACCGCGTCTTGCCGATTCCCGCATTCATTTTGAATGCAAGCTGCACCAGATTGTAGAACTGGGTGACCCCGTCACATCCGATCTGATCATCGGAGAAGTGGTACACGTCCAAGTCGATGACAGCTTGTATCAAAGCGGAAGAATTGACATCGCCGCTTTTTCTCCGGTCAGTCGGCTGGCAGGCCATTCCTATGCGAAAATTGGGGAAATCTTTGATCGTCCCCGTCCGGTGTATCCACCGAAGAGCAAGGAAGAATGA
- the pyc gene encoding pyruvate carboxylase → MRKRKINRLLVANRGEIAIRIFRAATELGIRTVAVYSEQDNVSIHRFKADESYLVGAGKGPIEAYLDIESIIEIAKRNDIDAIHPGYGFLAENAEFAQRCQDEGILFIGPSPTLIDKFGDKVEARRMAVEAGIPVIPGTPEPIDTLQEALLFAKEYGYPIIIKGVSGGGGRGMRIVRSQDELQEALDRARSEARSAFGNAKVYLERYLENPKHIEVQILGDTHGNIVHLYERDCSVQRRHQKVVEVAPSLSLDDELREEICQSALKLMKETGYSNAGTVEFLLTPDRKFYFIEVNPRIQVEHTITELITGIDIVQAQIRIAEGHELADPEIGIASQEAIQMSGFAIQCRVTTEDPENNFLPDAGRLLAWRSGGGFGVRLDGGNGYPGAIITPYYDSLLVKISTYGSSFDQAARKMLRTLREFRIRGVKTNLPFLENVVTHPDFLSGQYDTSFIDTKQELFIFPGSQDRGTKLLSYIGNTIVNGYPGLSKLDKKPHFDAPCIPRTPFAQPYPDGTKQILDREGPEGLVKWIQAQDRVLITDTTFRDAHQSLFATRVRTYDLAAVAEATGKLGADLFSLEMWGGATFDTTMRFLRESPWERLQILRQRIPNILFQMLLRGANAVGYTNYPDNVIHAFVKASAENGIDVFRIFDSLNWLPGMQTAIEAVRNSGKIAEAAICYTGDILDPTKTKYTLSYYVNLAKELEKAGAHILAIKDMAGLLKPYAAYELVRALKQAIGIPIHLHTHDTSGNGGAMLLKAIEAGVDIVDACVSSMSGLTSQPSLNGLISSLAHTDRETGLSLDAFNKLSDYWEDVRPYYQGFESGMKTSNTEVYVHEMPGGQYTNLEQQAKAVGLEGRWDEVKQMYATVNQMFGDIVKVTPSSKVVGDMALFMVQNGLTEENIWEKGTRLDFPDSVIQFFQGYLGQPPGGFPKELQALVLKGRDSFTTRPGELLAPVDFDKVALEITEKIGREATELDVLASIMYPQVFLQYEQSIKEYGDLSVLSTPTFFYGLRPGEETAITIERGKTLIIKLVAVGELHPDGRRIIYFELNGQPREIFIRDQAAKISELARRKADPQEAGHLGASMPGKVLKVLVSVGDKVHKGEHLLVSEAMKMETTIQAPLDGKVKAIHVKAGDAIETGDLLIEME, encoded by the coding sequence GTGAGAAAAAGAAAAATCAACCGATTGCTGGTCGCAAACCGCGGAGAAATTGCCATCCGAATTTTTCGCGCTGCAACGGAGCTGGGGATTCGCACTGTAGCTGTCTATTCCGAGCAGGACAATGTTTCCATTCATCGCTTTAAGGCAGATGAATCTTATCTCGTCGGTGCTGGGAAAGGTCCGATTGAAGCCTATCTGGACATCGAGAGCATCATCGAGATTGCCAAGCGCAACGATATTGACGCGATCCATCCCGGATATGGCTTTCTCGCGGAAAACGCAGAGTTCGCACAACGCTGTCAGGATGAAGGGATTCTTTTTATCGGCCCTTCTCCCACTTTGATTGATAAATTTGGAGATAAAGTAGAGGCTCGCCGCATGGCGGTCGAGGCTGGCATTCCTGTCATTCCCGGTACACCGGAGCCGATTGATACACTTCAGGAAGCGCTCCTGTTTGCCAAAGAGTACGGATATCCGATCATCATTAAAGGTGTGTCCGGTGGTGGCGGCCGCGGGATGAGGATTGTCCGCAGCCAGGATGAACTGCAGGAGGCCCTGGATCGCGCCCGCTCCGAGGCACGCTCCGCTTTTGGCAACGCCAAGGTATATCTGGAGCGGTATCTGGAAAATCCCAAACATATTGAAGTCCAGATTCTCGGCGACACACACGGCAATATCGTCCATCTCTACGAACGGGACTGCTCCGTGCAGCGACGCCATCAAAAAGTGGTAGAAGTCGCCCCCAGCCTTTCGCTGGATGATGAGCTGCGCGAAGAGATCTGCCAGTCTGCGCTCAAATTAATGAAAGAAACCGGGTATTCCAACGCCGGTACTGTCGAATTCCTGCTCACACCTGATCGAAAGTTCTACTTTATCGAAGTAAACCCGCGGATTCAGGTGGAGCACACCATTACCGAACTGATCACGGGCATTGACATCGTGCAAGCCCAAATTCGCATCGCGGAAGGCCATGAACTGGCTGATCCGGAAATCGGCATCGCTTCGCAGGAAGCGATCCAGATGAGCGGTTTTGCCATTCAATGCCGAGTGACGACAGAAGATCCCGAGAACAACTTCCTGCCCGATGCCGGCCGCCTTTTGGCATGGCGTTCCGGCGGCGGTTTCGGTGTGCGGCTGGACGGCGGCAACGGCTATCCAGGCGCAATCATCACACCGTACTACGATTCCCTGCTGGTGAAAATCTCGACGTATGGTTCCTCCTTTGACCAAGCCGCTCGCAAGATGCTGCGAACGCTGAGAGAGTTCCGGATTCGCGGTGTCAAAACAAACCTGCCGTTTTTGGAAAACGTCGTGACCCATCCCGATTTTCTCAGCGGGCAGTACGACACTTCCTTTATCGACACCAAGCAGGAACTGTTCATTTTCCCAGGCAGTCAAGACCGGGGAACCAAGCTTCTGAGCTACATCGGCAACACCATCGTCAACGGATATCCCGGCCTGTCCAAGCTGGACAAAAAGCCTCACTTCGATGCCCCGTGCATCCCGCGCACGCCGTTTGCCCAGCCGTATCCGGACGGAACCAAGCAAATTCTGGATCGCGAAGGCCCGGAGGGGTTGGTCAAATGGATTCAGGCGCAAGATCGCGTATTGATTACAGATACGACCTTCCGGGATGCCCATCAGTCGCTCTTTGCAACCCGTGTGCGGACCTATGACTTGGCTGCTGTGGCAGAAGCCACCGGCAAGCTTGGAGCAGACCTGTTTTCTCTGGAAATGTGGGGGGGCGCTACCTTCGATACCACGATGCGCTTCTTGCGGGAGTCGCCGTGGGAACGCCTGCAGATTTTACGACAGCGCATTCCCAATATTCTCTTTCAAATGCTGCTGCGCGGCGCGAATGCGGTCGGATACACGAACTACCCGGATAACGTCATTCACGCTTTCGTCAAAGCGTCTGCTGAAAATGGCATTGATGTTTTCCGTATCTTCGACAGTCTCAACTGGCTCCCGGGCATGCAGACAGCCATCGAAGCAGTGCGCAATTCCGGCAAGATCGCCGAAGCGGCAATCTGCTACACCGGTGATATTCTTGACCCAACGAAAACCAAGTACACCTTGTCGTACTACGTCAATCTGGCCAAAGAGCTGGAAAAGGCAGGCGCTCACATTCTGGCCATCAAAGACATGGCGGGTCTGCTCAAGCCTTATGCAGCCTATGAACTGGTTCGCGCACTGAAACAGGCGATTGGCATTCCGATCCACCTGCATACCCATGACACCTCCGGAAACGGGGGAGCCATGCTGCTCAAAGCGATTGAAGCAGGCGTGGACATCGTCGATGCATGCGTCAGCTCCATGTCAGGGCTGACATCCCAACCGAGCCTAAATGGACTGATCTCTTCTCTCGCCCATACGGACAGGGAAACGGGTCTCTCCCTCGACGCGTTCAACAAGCTGTCTGACTACTGGGAGGATGTGCGCCCCTACTATCAGGGCTTTGAGAGCGGCATGAAGACGAGCAATACGGAAGTTTACGTGCACGAGATGCCTGGCGGTCAATACACCAATCTGGAGCAACAGGCCAAGGCAGTCGGACTGGAAGGGCGCTGGGACGAGGTCAAGCAGATGTACGCGACCGTGAACCAGATGTTCGGGGATATCGTCAAAGTGACTCCTTCCTCCAAGGTCGTCGGCGATATGGCGCTGTTTATGGTACAAAACGGTCTGACGGAAGAAAACATCTGGGAAAAAGGAACGCGACTGGACTTCCCGGATTCGGTCATTCAGTTCTTCCAGGGATATCTGGGGCAACCGCCCGGAGGTTTTCCAAAAGAACTGCAAGCACTCGTCTTGAAAGGACGCGATTCTTTCACCACCCGTCCCGGTGAACTGCTGGCTCCTGTCGATTTTGACAAGGTGGCCCTAGAAATCACCGAAAAGATCGGACGCGAAGCAACCGAGCTGGATGTACTGGCTTCCATCATGTATCCGCAGGTATTCCTGCAATATGAGCAAAGCATCAAAGAGTACGGCGATCTGTCTGTGCTAAGTACGCCTACCTTCTTCTACGGCTTGCGTCCAGGTGAAGAAACAGCGATTACCATTGAACGAGGCAAAACGCTGATCATCAAGCTCGTAGCAGTCGGCGAACTCCATCCCGATGGACGGCGCATTATTTACTTTGAATTGAATGGACAACCGCGGGAAATTTTTATCCGCGACCAGGCGGCCAAAATCTCCGAGCTCGCCCGCCGCAAGGCTGATCCCCAGGAAGCCGGCCATTTGGGCGCTTCCATGCCAGGCAAGGTTTTGAAGGTCCTCGTAAGTGTGGGCGACAAGGTGCACAAAGGAGAGCATCTTCTTGTCAGCGAAGCGATGAAAATGGAGACCACAATTCAAGCTCCGCTGGATGGAAAGGTGAAAGCGATCCATGTCAAAGCGGGCGATGCGATTGAAACGGGTGACTTGCTGATCGAAATGGAGTAA
- a CDS encoding DUF2935 domain-containing protein has protein sequence MQFYYDDKMPLRILDEGVFWKQQENEHTVVLREIAPNLEAPFVEALKAWEQAFAQTHGMFVRYVEAVVRSGNQVSDDLVRQIKELVTFSMQQSEQFIQLLNQMGESSAPYRNNPFATTVLNHIRRESDYFIGITKALFSKGII, from the coding sequence TTGCAATTTTATTATGACGATAAAATGCCGCTGCGGATACTCGATGAAGGAGTGTTCTGGAAACAGCAGGAAAATGAGCATACCGTGGTGCTTCGAGAGATCGCCCCCAATTTGGAGGCGCCTTTTGTAGAAGCGTTGAAGGCGTGGGAACAGGCATTTGCCCAGACGCATGGGATGTTTGTGCGCTACGTGGAAGCCGTCGTCCGTTCCGGGAATCAGGTGAGTGACGATTTGGTGCGCCAGATCAAAGAACTGGTTACCTTTTCCATGCAGCAAAGCGAGCAATTTATCCAGCTGCTGAACCAGATGGGAGAAAGCAGTGCGCCCTACCGCAACAATCCGTTCGCCACCACAGTATTGAATCATATTCGCAGAGAGTCAGATTACTTTATTGGCATTACGAAAGCGCTGTTTTCCAAAGGAATTATCTGA
- a CDS encoding RluA family pseudouridine synthase produces MLEELLKITAGKQHAGMTIRDVLQKDFGVSRRLLVRAKYQGEIRRNNLSVYVTERLQEGDEVRVLVPAEEEMLAPEPMELAIRHEDDDILVIAKPAGLVVHPTGNHDSHTLANGVAYYWQQRGEQRRFRPVNRLDKDTSGLMIVAKNQWAHEQFSRMQKERNLHRHYLAVVEGEWGETTEGVIDAPIGLRDDSIITRQVRPDGQPAVTRFSVRERGEGMTLVELKLETGRTHQIRVHLSDLGYPLAGDDLYGGSRTYIGRQALHAARLCFVHPRTGQEMEWREPLPEDMERLLQAFFRKRQA; encoded by the coding sequence ATGCTGGAAGAGCTTTTGAAAATCACGGCTGGAAAACAGCACGCGGGAATGACGATTCGCGATGTGCTGCAAAAAGATTTTGGCGTCTCCCGGCGGCTGCTGGTTCGGGCCAAGTATCAGGGAGAGATCAGAAGGAACAATCTTTCCGTCTACGTCACGGAGCGGCTTCAGGAGGGGGACGAGGTGCGTGTACTGGTTCCCGCCGAAGAAGAGATGCTTGCTCCGGAGCCGATGGAGCTGGCGATCCGGCACGAAGACGACGATATTCTGGTGATCGCCAAACCGGCGGGATTGGTCGTTCATCCCACGGGAAACCATGACAGTCACACGCTAGCAAATGGCGTGGCTTATTACTGGCAGCAGCGGGGAGAACAGCGTCGATTTCGTCCGGTGAATCGCCTGGACAAGGACACGTCCGGCCTGATGATCGTAGCGAAAAACCAATGGGCTCACGAACAGTTCAGCCGTATGCAGAAAGAGCGAAACCTTCATCGCCACTACCTGGCAGTGGTGGAGGGCGAATGGGGGGAAACCACGGAAGGCGTCATCGATGCGCCGATCGGGCTGCGTGACGACTCGATTATTACCCGCCAGGTACGTCCAGATGGGCAGCCTGCCGTGACCCGTTTTTCTGTCCGAGAGCGAGGAGAAGGAATGACGCTCGTCGAACTGAAGCTGGAAACAGGCCGCACTCATCAGATTCGGGTGCATCTCAGCGACCTGGGCTATCCGTTGGCTGGCGATGATCTTTATGGCGGGAGTCGTACCTATATTGGAAGGCAGGCGCTGCACGCGGCCCGGCTCTGTTTTGTCCACCCGCGCACGGGTCAGGAAATGGAGTGGAGGGAACCGCTGCCGGAAGATATGGAAAGGCTTCTGCAAGCCTTTTTCAGGAAGCGGCAAGCATAA
- a CDS encoding S66 family peptidase yields the protein MRPQKLQPGDEVRIIAPSKSMALLSEEVRERAQKRLESMGLKVTFGKHVEECDAFTSSSVEARLEDLHQAFADPAVKGILTVLGGHNCNQLLRGIDYELIRRNPKILCGYSDITALSNAIYAKTGLIGYSGPHFSTFGMKKGMEYTLSYFQQSLIGPGADVNVDGKSAEGVFAEGESGVKATPIEVTPSEHWSDDEWYLDQDNRRFITSEGYLTIQEGEAEGTIIGGNLCTLNLLQGTEYMPSLRDAILFIEDDLESSPQTFDRDLQSLIHQPDFSGVKGVVIGRFQEASRMTDEKLIKIIRTKPELQGLPVIAHLHFGHTSPLFTFPIGGRAMIRARGGEVSLWIE from the coding sequence ATGAGACCACAAAAATTGCAGCCGGGAGATGAAGTGCGGATCATCGCCCCCAGTAAAAGTATGGCGCTGCTTTCCGAGGAAGTGCGTGAGCGGGCGCAAAAAAGACTGGAGTCGATGGGGCTGAAGGTAACGTTTGGGAAGCATGTGGAGGAATGCGACGCTTTCACTTCCAGCTCGGTAGAAGCGCGCCTGGAGGATCTCCACCAAGCCTTTGCAGATCCAGCGGTGAAAGGTATTTTGACGGTACTCGGAGGGCATAACTGCAACCAGCTGCTCCGCGGGATCGATTACGAATTGATACGCCGCAATCCCAAAATCCTGTGCGGCTACTCAGATATCACCGCACTATCCAATGCCATCTATGCAAAAACGGGATTGATCGGCTATTCCGGTCCCCATTTCTCTACGTTTGGGATGAAAAAAGGAATGGAATACACGCTGTCCTATTTTCAGCAAAGCCTGATCGGCCCGGGCGCAGACGTCAACGTAGACGGCAAAAGCGCAGAAGGAGTATTCGCAGAAGGAGAAAGCGGAGTGAAGGCAACTCCTATAGAAGTTACCCCTTCTGAACACTGGAGCGATGACGAGTGGTATCTGGATCAAGACAACCGTCGCTTCATCACTAGCGAGGGCTATCTGACCATTCAGGAGGGTGAAGCCGAAGGGACAATAATCGGCGGCAATTTGTGCACGCTGAATCTTTTGCAAGGCACCGAATACATGCCTTCCCTGCGCGATGCAATCCTGTTTATCGAGGATGATTTGGAATCGTCCCCTCAGACTTTTGATCGCGATTTGCAGTCGCTGATCCATCAGCCGGATTTTTCGGGAGTGAAGGGTGTAGTAATCGGCCGTTTTCAAGAAGCTTCCCGGATGACGGATGAAAAGCTGATTAAGATCATTCGCACCAAACCTGAGCTGCAAGGCTTGCCCGTCATCGCCCATCTCCATTTTGGACATACCAGTCCGCTCTTCACTTTCCCGATCGGTGGCAGGGCCATGATCCGGGCGCGTGGCGGGGAGGTTTCCCTTTGGATAGAATAA
- a CDS encoding gamma-glutamylcyclotransferase family protein — MTRVLPVFVYGTLLPGFLNYERYVKPYPHTIQPATVQGCLYHLPAGYPGLVLSKTATVKGALLFFAADRYEEAIAGMDELEDYFGPDDPRNEYERELTTAVLPEGAGEVLSYHYRYSKESYAVKRGREVPAGDWRIFMQNRLRE, encoded by the coding sequence ATGACGAGAGTCCTTCCCGTATTCGTATACGGCACGCTTCTTCCCGGTTTTCTCAACTATGAGCGATATGTCAAGCCCTATCCGCACACGATCCAGCCGGCTACAGTACAAGGATGCCTCTATCATTTGCCCGCCGGCTATCCCGGCCTGGTGCTGTCCAAAACTGCAACGGTGAAAGGGGCGCTGTTATTTTTTGCTGCAGACAGATACGAGGAAGCTATCGCAGGAATGGATGAACTGGAGGACTATTTCGGTCCCGATGACCCTCGGAACGAGTACGAGCGCGAACTGACTACAGCGGTATTGCCGGAGGGAGCGGGAGAGGTACTTTCCTATCATTATCGGTACAGCAAAGAGTCGTACGCGGTTAAAAGGGGAAGAGAAGTGCCCGCAGGAGATTGGCGTATATTTATGCAAAATCGTCTGCGTGAGTAG